TGATCTTCGCCGGCAGCGAGTACGGCCTGACCGGCGTCAACGGCGAGCACTCCCGCACTCCGATGCCCTGGAACCGGCCCGCCGACCAGGACCTCGGCACGCTGGCCGGCTACCGCGACCTGTTCGGGCTGCGCCGGGCCGAGCCCGCCCTGCGCCACGGCGGCCTGCGCTGGCTGCACGCCGACGCCGACTGCCTGGTGTTCGCGCGCGAGACGTACGAGGAGACGATCCTCGTGGCCGCCCGCCGCGCGCCCGGCGAGCCGCTCGCCATCGGCACGCACGCGACGGGCCTGTACAACGCCGAGGACGGCGACGTCATACCGGGTGCGGGACCTTCGCTGAGCATGTGGCGCGTCACGCGCTGATCACGCTACGGTGGCCCCTGCTGACTCCTCCGTCCCAACTAGATAGTGGTGTGCTCGTATGAGGTTGCTGTCCGTGGCCGTCCTGGCCTCGCTCCTGCCTGCCGTACCGTCCACTGCCTACGCGGCCGCTGCGGGCACCACCTACTACGTGGACTCCCGGGGAGGTGACGACGCCGCGGCCGGCACCAGCGCCGGCACCGCGTGGAAGTCCCTGGAGAAGCTGGCCGCCGCCGAGCTCAAGCCCGGCGACACCGTCGCCGTCAAGCGCGGCGGCAGCTTCACCGGCCCGCTCACGCTGGAGTCCAGCGGCACCGCCGCCCAGCCCATCACGATCAAGGCGTACGGCAGCGGCGCGCTCCCCAAGATCAGCGGCAGCGACGCCGACTGCGTCGTGGTCAAGGGCAACCACTGGGCCATCAGCGGCCTGCACGCCTCCAACTGCCGCTGGGCGGGCTTCCAGCTCGACGGCGACCACAACGAGCTGCGCGGGGTGAAGGCCGACCGCAACATCGCCGGCGTCTTCGTCACGCCCTCCGGCTCGCGCAACACCATCCGCGACAGCGTCCTGACCGACAACAACCGGATGAGCGTCAACGACGACGGCGGCGACGACGACTCCGGCGCCTTCGGCGTGCTCCTCAACGGCGACGACAACGTGGTCACCGGCAACACCATCTCCGGCAGCTTCGCCAGGAGCGCCGACTACGGCACCGACGGCGCCGCCGTCGAGATCTTCAACGGCGACCGCAACCGGGTCACCCACAACGTCTCCAGGAACAACGAGACGTTCACCGAGCTCGGCGCCCAGAAGGGCAAGACCGCCACCGGCAACCTCTTCGCCTTCAACGTCGTCACCTCCTCCCGCAGCCGCGGCTCCTTCCTCATCACCCGCGGCTCCCGCCACATCGTCGGCCCGGTCAAGGGCACGATCGCCGTGCACAACTCCGTCTACCTGCCCGCCAGGGACACCATCGGCTGGTCCTGCCACGACGGCTGCTCCCCGTCCATCCTCAAGCTGCGCAACAACGTCATCGCGGTCGGCGGGGAGGCCGGCTGGGAGGACGGCGCGGGGGCCGACGAGGACGGCGGCGTCTACCAGGGGCGCACCGCCAGGTTCAAGCTGGGGCCCAAGTCGGTGATGGCCGATCCCAAGTTCGTCTCCCGGACCGACCTGCGGCTGCGGCCGGGGTCGCCCGCGCTGGGGCGCGGGGTGGCGCTGACGCCCCAGTGGTACGGCGGCAAGGCGTTCGGCAGGGACATCAAGGGCAAGGCCCTGTCGGGCCCGCTGGACGCGGGGGCCTACCAGCACTGACGCTCTAGTATGGCCTCGTGTTCTCCGATGTGCGCCAGCCGCTGGTGCGGCAGCTCGCCGAGTCCGACGCGCCCCGTCACTACTGGCACCTGGGCGACGAGGATGGGCGGGCCTGGCTGTTCGAGAGCGTCGAGGGTGACAACCGCGAGCAGTGGGCCGTGCGGCAGGTGGAGGTGGGCGCCGACAGGGGCGCCCGCCGTTACTGGTGGCGGCACCTTCAGGACGAGTACGGCTTCCTGACCGACCAGCCGCTGGAGGTCTGGGAGCTGACCGAGATCCCCCAGGAGCTGTTCGAGTCCGTCTGGGAAGCGGCCGGCTGAAGCCCGCCGGCGCCTGGCCGAGGCCGGTCGGCCACCTCCCTACCTGGACAGCCCCGCCACGCCGTCGATGATCAGCCGGATGGCCGTGTCGAAGTCGCGCTCGACCTCCTCGGCCGGCAAGTGCCCCGTCGTCTCGGCGATGACGAAGCCCGTGACGAAGGCGTGCAGCACGTCGCTCGTCCGCCGCAGCTCCGGCTCCGGCACCCCGGCCAGGCGCAGGATGCGGTAGAGGGTCTGCCAGATGACGAGCCCCCGGTCCGCGATGATCTCGGGGTGGTTGTGCAGGTGGTGCCACATGGCCGGATGCTCCAGCGCGTTGCGGTGGTAGGCCAGGGCCAGCGCCCGCAACTGCTCCTGCCAGGGTGAGCCGTCGTCCGGCGGCAGCTCCATGCGCTGCGCGGCCGTTGCGCACAGGAGCCTGATCAGCGCCTCTTTGTTCTCCACGTGGTGGTAGAGCGACATCGGGTTGACGTCCAGCTCGGCCGCCAGTTTGCGCATGGACAACCCCGCCACGCCGCCCTCGTCCATGAGACGCAGGGCGGTGGTGCTGATCTCTTCGAGAGTCAGGGGTGCGCCCCTGCGCGCGCTCACGGCCATACACCGTATGGTAGCGTCAGCCATACGGTGTATGGCTATGGAAGGGAGCACTCATGGCTCGGATCCCCGCCCCTCAGGGCCTGCCGCTCGTGGGCAACACGCTGCAGATCCCCTCGGACGCGCCCGTGGAGCACTTCGTCAAGGTCGCCTCCCGGTACGACGAGGGCATCTTCCAGCTGGAGATCGCCGGCCGCCGGGTCATCATGGTCTACGACCCCGACATGGTGGCCGAGGTGTGTGACGAGAGCCGTTTCGTCAAGCGGCTCAGACCGCCCCTGACGATCGTGCGCGACTTCGGCGGCGACGGCCTGTTCACGGCCGACCACGACGAGCCGGTGTGGGGTCACGCGCACCGCATCCTGATGCCGGCCTTCAGCCAGCGCTCGATGAAGGCGTACTACCCGCAGTTCCTGGAGGTCGCCAAGCAGCTCGTCACGTCGTGGGCGGCCCGCCAGGGGGAGGACCTGCCCGTCGCCGACGACATGACCAGGCTGACGCTCGACACGATCTCGCTGACCGGGTTCGGCTACCGGTTCAACTCCTTCGACTCGCCCGAGCTGCACCCGTTCCTGCAGGCCATGGGCGGGGCGCTGACCGAGGCCATGCACCGCAACCAGCAGCTGCCGTTCGTCACCAAGCTGAAGAAGCGCAACGAGGAGACCTACCAGCGCGACATCGCCACCATGCAGGCCCTCGTGGACGAGGTGATCAAGCAGCGCCGCGCCGAGGGCGGCGGGGGCAGCAAGGACCTGCTCGGGCTGATGCTGGAGGCGTCGGACCCGCAGAGCGGCGCCCGCCTGTCGGATGAGAACATCCGCAATCAGGTCCTCACCTTCCTCATCGCCGGCCACGAGACCACCAGCGGCCTGCTCTCCTTCGCGCTGTACAACCTGCTGCGCGAGCCGCACCTGCTGGCCCGCGCGTATGAGGAGGTGGACCGGCTGCTGCCGGGCGACGAGCCGCCGGCGTACGAGACGATCATGAAGCTGGACGTCATCCCCCGCATCCTGGAGGAGACGCTGCGGGTCTGGTCGCCGATCCCCGTCTTCGGCGTGACCGCCGTCCAGGACACCATGATCGGCGGCTACCTCATCCCGAAGAACCAGAGCGTCGGCGTGCTGCTGCCGCCGCTGCACCGCAGCGCCAAGGCGTGGGAGCAGCCGGACGAGTTCGACATCGACCGCTGGCTGCCGGAGAACAGGAAGCGGCACCACCCGGGCGCGTACAAGCCGTTCGGCAACGGCGAGCGGGCCTGCATCGGGCGGCAGTTCGCGCTGACCGAGGCCAGGCTGGCCCTGGCGCTGATCCTGCGGCGCTTCGCCCTGTCCGACCCGAACGTCTACCGCATGAAGACCAAGCAGACGCTCACCCTCAAGCCCGACGGGTTCACGCTGCGGGTGCGCGAGCGGCGCGCGCACGAGCGGGCCGTGGCGACCGCGCTGCCCGAGCAGGAGAGCGAGCAGCGGGACGTCGCGGTGACCGGCGTGCCGCTCACCGTCGCCTACGGCTCCAACCTGGGCACCAGCTCCGACATCGCCGAGCGGCTGGCCGAGCGGGCCGGGCGGGCCGGGTTCGCCGTCACGCTGACCACGCTGGACGAGCTGGCGCCGCCGTCCGAGGGGCTGCTGATCGTGGTGGCCTCCTCCTACAACGGCAAGGCGCCCGACAACGCCCAGCGCTTCGACGAGCTGGAGACGCTGCCCGACCTGTCCGGGGTGCGGCTGGCCGTGCTGGGCTGCGGGAACACTCAGTGGCCGACGTACCAGGACTTCCCGCGGCGCGCGTACGAGAAGCTGACGGCGGCGGGGGCCGTCCCGCTCGTCGAGCGGGGCGAGGCCGACACGGACGGCGACTTCGACGGCGACGTGTCCGCGTGGACGGCCCGGCTGTGGGCGGCGCTGGCCGAGGAGTACAGCGCCTCCTCTGATCTGGGCGCGGGGGCGGCCGGGCCGCGCTACGAGATGGAGGTGCTCACCGAGACCGAGGTCAGGCCGTCGGTGGTGTCGGAGCGGGCGTTCCCATTGACCGTGATCTCCAACGAGGAGCTGACCGGCGACCCCGAGGGGCTGTGGGACTTCTCGGTCGAGGCGCCGCGCCCCGGCGTGCGCTCCATCGTCGCCAGGCTGCCGGAAGGGGTGACGTACGCGGCGGGCGACCACGTGGCCGTCTTCGCCAAGAACGACCCCGAGCTGGTGGAGTGGGCGCTGCGCTGCCTGCGCGTCCCCCGCGAGCAGGTCGTACGGCTGCGCGCCGCCGGCGCCACCCACCTGCCCGTGGACACGCCGGTCACGGCCGGGCTGCTGCTGACCGAGTTCGCCGAGCTGCAGGAGGTGGCCACCCGCGCCGACCTGGAGGCGCTGGCCGCGCACACCGCGTGCCCGTGGACCAACGGGCAGCTCGCCGAGCTGACCGCGAGCTACGCCGACGAGATCCTCGCCAAGCGCGTCTCGACGCTGGCGCTGCTGGAGCGCTTCCCGGCGATCGAGCTGCCGCTGCCGGTGTTCCTGGAGCTGGCCGGGCCGATCAAGCCGCGTTACTACTCGGTCTCCTCCTCGCCGCTGGCCGACCCCGGCACGGTACGCCTCACCGTCGGCCTGGTCGAGGGCCCCGCCTGGTCCGGCACCGGCACCTACCAGGGCATGTGCTCGGCCTATCTGGCCGGGCTGAGGCCGGGCGAGGTCTTCTACGGCTACATCCGCGTGCCCGCGCCGCCGTTCCGGCTGCCGGACGACCCGGCCACGCCGGTGATCCTCGTCGGCCCCGGCACCGGGTTCGCGCCGCTGCGCGGCTTCCTGGAGGAGCGGGCGCTGAGCGGGGCGAGCGGGCGGGCCGAGGTGTTCACCGGGTGCCGCCATCCCGAGCACGACCTGCTGTACGCCGGCGAGCTGGCCGCCTGGGAGGCGGCCGACCTGGTGCGGGTGCATCGGGCGTACTCGGCGGTGGCGGGGCATCCGTACCGGTTCGTGCAGGAGGCCGTGGCGGATCGGGCGGAGGAGGTGTGGGAACTGCTGGAGCAGGGGGCGCACGTGTACGTCTGCGGTGACGGGCTGCGGATGGCGCCCGCCGTACGGCAGGCCCTGCTCGACATCCACCGCAGCAGGACCGGTGACGAGGACGGCGCGGCGTGGCTGGCCCGGCTGGAGGCGGACGGGCGTTACCAGCAGGACGTGTTCGCCTGACCTGCGGGCACGCGGGCTCCGGTCCCCACGGCCGGAGCCCGCGGCGCTGGGAAGCCCGGCGGAAAACCTCAACTTCCCTTTATCGACAATCCGGACTTAACACTGCATCTTGGGATATAACCGCAGCACGCGCGACATATCCGTGGAACATGCTCGAAACCTTTCCACGGCACTGTGAGAGCCTCTGGAAAGGGGGCGGACATGCTGCTGCGACTGAGGGTGTCGTTGCCCGACCGGCCGGGTGGTCTCGGCCAGGTCGCCAAGGCGCTGGGTGCGCTGGGAGCGGACATCCTGCAGGTCACCGTGCTCGAACGCGAGGCCGGCAGGGCCGTGGACGACTTCACCGTCTCCTGGCCCGGGCCGGTGACCGCCGCCGAGGCACGCGAGCGGCTGTCCGCCATGCCCGGCGTGCGGGTGGAAGGCGTGTGGGCGACCAAGGAGGTGCCCGGCTCGGCGCCCGACTACGACCTGCTGATGCACGTGGCCGCCGAGCCCGCCAGGGGTTTCGCCACGCTCGTGGACGCCCTGCCCGCCTTGTGCGGCGCGGAGTGGTCGGTGGCCGTGGCCGACGGCGCCGTGCGGCACGCCTCGCTGGCCGCGCCCAGCGAGTTCGACCTGCCGGAGTCGCCGCCGCGGGCCATCTGCGTGGACGCCAAGGAGGTGCGGCTGATGTTGCTGCCCGTGCTCACCGCCGGGATGCACGTGGTGGTGGCGCGGGCCGAGGGGCCGGTCTTCCACCGCGCCGAGGTCGAGCGGGCCGCGCGCATCGTGGACGTGGTCTCGAAGCTGGCGGCGCGCGCCTCCTGAGGGGATGATTGACCGAACAATCATCTGGTCACTAACGTGGGCCTCCTGCATCGTGTGAGCAACAGGAGCAGCCCGTGACCGTGCACGAGCCCGCCATCGGCCGCTACTACGAGGACTTCACCGTAGGGGACGTCTACCAGCACCCGATGGGCCGCACGATCAGCGAGACGGACAACACCTGGTTCACGCTCCTGACGATGAACACGAACCAGAACCACTTCAACGCCCACCTCGCGGCCAGATCGCCCACCGGAAAGATCATCGTCAACTCGGGGCTGAGCGTGGCCGTCGTGCTCGGCCTGTCCGTCATCGACGTCAGCCAGACCGCGATCGTCAACCTGGGCTGGGACGGCATCAAGCTCACCCATCCCGTGTTCGTGGGCGACACCCTGTACGCGGAGTCGAAGGTGACCGGCAAACGCGAGTCGAAGTCGCGGCCGTACGCCGGGATCGTCACCTGCTACACCCGCGGGCTCAACCAGGACGGCGACGAGGTCATGTCCTGGACCCGGACCGTCATGGTCTACAGGCGCGACGCCCCGCACGACAAGGGCTACTTCCCCCAGGCCAGGACCGGCCCGCTCTGAGGAGGCGCACATGGACTTCGAGCTGACCGACGAGCAGAGGGCGTTCCGCGAGACCCTGCGCGCGTTCGTGGACAAGGAGATCGTGCCGGTCGCGACCGAGTGGGAGCACTCCGGGCGCTATCCCGCCGAGATCGTCGACAAGATGAAGCAGATGGGGCTGTTCGGCCTGTCCGTGCCCGAGGAGTACGGCGGGATGGCGGCCGACATGGTGTCGTTCGCGCTGGTCTTCGAGGAGATCGCGCGCGGCTGGATGGGCGTGGCGGGCACGATCGGCTCCCACTCGCTGGCCTGCTGGATGATCGCCCGCCACGGCACCGAGGAGCAGAAGCGGCTGCACCTGCCCGACCTGGCCGCAGGCACCCGGCGTACCGCGATCGCGCTGACCGAGCCGGGCGCCGGCACCGACCTGCAGGGCATCCAGACACGCGCCGTCCGCGACGGCGACCACTACGTGGTGACCGGCACCAAGACGTGGATCACCAACGCCCGCCACGCCGACCCGCTGCCCGTGCTCGTCAAGACCTCGATCGCCGAGCCCGCCCACAAGGGCATGTCGGTGCTGCTCGTGGACCCCTCCACGCCGGGCTTCAGCGTCAGCCGCGACCTGCCCAAGCTCGGCTACAAGGGCACCGAGACGTGCGAGGTGGTGCTCGACGAGGTGCGCGTGCCGCTCTCCTGCCTGCTCGGCGGCGTCGAGGGGCGCGGCATGCAGCAGGTGCTCGGCGGGCTGGAGATGGGCCGCGTCAACATCGCCGCGCGCGCCGTCGGCGTCGCCCAGGCCGCCTACGACGCCGCGCTCGCCTACGCCCGTGAGCGCACCGCCTTCGGCCAGCCGATCTCCGACTTCCAGGCCATCCAGCTCAAGCTCGCCGACATGGCCACGGAGATCCAGGCCGCCCGGCTGCTCACGTACTGGGCCGCGTCCCAGGCCGACGGCGGCAGGCGGGTGGACATGGAGGCGGGCATGGCCAAGTACTTCGCCTCGGAGGTGGCGCTCAAAGCGTCGCTGGAGGCGATGCGCATCCACGGTGGGTACGGGTACTCGCAGGAGTACGTGGTCGAGCGGCTCTACCGGGACGCGCCGCTGATGGCGATCGGCGAGGGCACCAACGACGTGCAGCGCATGGTCATCGCCCGCGCGCTCGTCTCGGGGAAGGGCAAGGTCGGCTGGTAGGAGGCCGCTCCTTATCCTGGTGGAGGGAGGGATGCCATGTCCGACCAGCACCGGCGTTCAAGCGACCACGAGGACGGGCACGAGCACGGGCACGGGCATGGGCACGGGCAGCCGGGGGAAGAGCGGCGTCGCGGGGTCGGGGCCGTGCTGGGCAGGATCGCCCACGCCCTGGCGCCGCACAGCCACGACACCTCCGACAAGACCGACAGCGCCCTGGAGGCCAGTAACCGGGGCATGCGCGTGCTGGGCATCTCCTTCGCCGTCCTCATGCTCACCGCCGCCGTCCAGGCGGTCATCGTCTACGCGTCCGGCTCCGTCGCGCTGCTCGGCGACACGCTGCACAACCTCGCCGACGCCCTCACCGCCGTGCCGCTGGCCATCGCGTTCTCGCTCGGCCGCCGCGCCGCCAACCGCCGCTTCACCTACGGGTACGGCCGCGCCGAGGACCTGGCCGGCATCGTCATCGTGCTGCTCATCACCGCCTCCGCTGCCCTGGCCGGGTACGAGGCGGTGCGGCGGCTGCTCGACCCCCAGGAGATCCAGGCCGTGGGCTGGGTGGCCGGGGCGGCGGTGATCGGGTTCGCCGGGAACGAGTGGGTGGCCCGCTACCGCATCAAGGTCGGCAAGGAGATCGGCTCGGCCGCGCTGGTCGCCGACGGGCTGCACGCCAGGACCGACGGCTTCACCTCGCTGGCCGTGCTGCTCGGCGCGGGCGGCGCCGCGCTCGGCTTCCCCGTGGCCGACCCCGTGGTGGGGCTGCTCATCACGATCGCCATCTGCTTCGTGCTGCGTGACGCGGCTCGCGAGATCTACCACCGGCTGATGGACGCCGTAGATCCGGTGCTGGTGGACGACGCCGAGCGCATCCTGGCGACGGTGGAGGGGGTGCGGCGGGTGGAGTCCGTACGGTTGCGGTGGATCGGGCATGCGTTGCACGCCGAGGTGGAGATTCTCGTCGATCACGACATGTCGGTCGTGGCCGCTCACAAGGTGGCCGTCGAAGCAGAGCACCGGCTCATCCACGACCTGCCCCGGCTCCGCGCCGCCACCGTCCACACCGACCCGGACGGCCCCGACGGCGCCGACCACCACTCGCCCCTCTCCACCCACCGCACCCCCTGACCGCCGCCCGTCCCCTGACCGCCGCCCGGCCTCTGCCGCCGCCCGCCCCCTGACGGTGGCCGCCCCCTGACGGCGGCTCGGCTCCTGTCACGGCCACCTCCCGGAAGGACATCAACCCCTGCCGACCCCCGCATCACCGCGGCCGGAAGGGGTAGGTTGGGGCGGGTGTCCGCCGCCGCCGTTCCCGCCGCCACCCCCGCCGCACCGAGCCCCGCCGCGAGGCTGGCCTGGCTGGACGCCCTGCGGGGCATCGGCGCGCTGGCCGTGGTGGCCGAGCACCTGCTGCCGTGGTTCGTGCCCGCGCTCCGGCCGTACTGGTTCAGCCTGGGCGTCTACGGCATCCTGGTCTTCTTCCTGGTCAGCGGCTACATCATCCCCACGTCCCTGGAACGGCACGGCGACGTCAGGGCGTTCTGGATCAGCCGCTTCTTCCGCCTCTACCCGCTCTACCTCGCCGTCATCGCCCTCGTCCTGGCCCTGGCCTGGTGGGTGCCGGTGCGCGGGGAGGTGCCGCGCGACGGGAGCGCGGTGGCGGCGCACGCGACCATGCTGCTCGACGTCGTCAGCGTCGGCGGCGTGGCCGACACCATGTGGACACTGTCGTACGAGATGGTGTTCTACCTGCTGGTCACGGCGCTGTTCCTGACCCGGGGGCACGACCGCAGCGGGACGTGGTCGATGCTCTTCGCGGCGGCGGCCGTGGTGGTGGGGCTGGTGGCGTCGGGCGCGCTGTTCAAGGGCGGGTGGCCGGCGTACGTGTCGTGCGCGGTGTTCGTCGTCGGCCTGGCAGGCGTGCTGGTGGGCAGGTTCCGTACGGCCGCCGCCTGCCTGCTCGGTGTCATGGCGGTGACGGCGCTGGTGCTGAGCAGCCGGGTGCCGTGGCTGGGCACGGCGGTGCTGGCGGTGATGTTCGCGGGCACGGCGATCCACCGGTGGGAGCGCGGGACGGGCGGGCTGTGGCCGGTCGCGGTCACCTCGGCGCTGGTCGCGATCGCACCCTTGTGGGCCATCGAGAGCGGCTGGTGGTGGGTGCGGGCCGACGTGTGGATCACCACGATCGCGCTGGCCGGGGCCACGTTCGCGGGCGGGATGGCGCTGCGCGGGCGGCGGCTGCCCCGCGTGCTGGTGTGGTTCGGGCTGATCAGCTACTCGCTGTACCTGGTGCACCATCCGCTGCTGAAGTACTTCGTGGAGCTCTCCGGCGACCTGCGGCGGGCGGCGCTGCCGGTGCAGCTCGGCATGTCGGCGCTGGCGGTGGCCGTGATCATCGGCGCCAGCGCGCTGACCTACCGCTACGTCGAGCGGCCCATGCAGGACCTGGGCCGCCGCGTGTCACGCCGATACCGGCACCGGCTCCAGGGCGGCGGCGATCAGCGGGTGGCGCGTCAGGACCCCGGCCACGACGGGGTCCTCGGCCATCAGGAACGCCAGGTGCCTGACCGCGTGCGCGACCACGTTGGCCAGGGCGATCCGCTCGGGTGACGGCGCCGCCGGGGCAGCGCCCCTGGCGATCTCCAGCACCGGCACCTCGACGGCGGCCAGCCAGGGCGCCGGATCGGGGCAGACCGCGTACGTCAGCACGATCCGGCCGTCCGGCTCGTGCCGCCAGCTCGTGGAGTGCACGACGGTGCCGGGGGCGCCGGCCGGGACGCCGGCCAGCCTGCGGGCGGCGTCGTCGGGGCTCTCCCCGTGTAGTGGCTGGGTAATGGCATGCCGGTATGACCACCGGCTGTCGGTGCTCACCCGTAGCATGAACGTCTCAACCGAGACCACGTGTCTCCCCGTCACCGACGACAACTTACTGCCAATCATATGCAAGTGCGTTCGTGAGGCATATGTGTCCTGCTCTTGAAACGTCGCGGGGAGCCGGGTTGTAGTCGAGGGCGTGCGAGAGAGAGGCCGACACTCATGCCCGGTTTGCTGGTGCTGATGGGGTCGGGCGAGACGAGCCCGACCATGGTCGAGATTCACCGCGCCGCGGCGCGGACGCTGCGCGCGGGGGCGCGGGCCGTACTGCTCGACACCCCCTACGCCTTCCAGGAGAACCGTGCCGACATCTCCGCCCGCGCTCGCGGATACTTCGCCCACAGCGTGGGGCTGGATGTCGAGGTGGGGGCCGCGATCACGGGTGCCGACTGGGTGTTCTCCGGCCCGGGCAGCCCCACGTACGCGCTGGACCGGTGGGCCGGCAGCGGTGTGGCCGGCGACCTGCGGGCCAGGATCCGCGCCAGGCAGGGCGTGACCGTGCTGGCCTCGGCCGCCGCCTGCACCGCCGGCCTGGCCACCGTGCCCGTCTACGAGATCTACAAGGTCGGCGCCGAGCCGCACTGGCGCGAGGGCATCGACCTGCTGGAGCCGCTCGGGCTGAAGACGGTGCTGATCCCGCACTTCGACAACGCCGAGGGCGGCACCCACGACACCCGCTACTGCTACCTCGGCGAGCGCCGCCTGTCCCGCATGGAGCGCGAGCTGCCGCCCGGCACCGCGGTCCTCGGGCTCGACGAGCACACGGCCCTGGTCATCGACCTCGACAGCGAGTCGGTGCGCGTGGCGGGCCGCGGCGGCCTCACCGTGCGCCGCCCCGGCTCCCTCACGGTCCTGCCCACGGGCACCCGCACCGACCTCGACGAGCTGCGCCGCCTGGCCGAGGGCCGCGCCGGCGCCCCCGTCCCGCCCCCGCCCCGGGATCAGGAGGCGGGGGCGCCCGCCGAGGTGACGCTGGAGGAGTCGATCCACTCGTGCGAGGAGCTGTTCAAGGC
The nucleotide sequence above comes from Nonomuraea gerenzanensis. Encoded proteins:
- a CDS encoding NosD domain-containing protein, giving the protein MRLLSVAVLASLLPAVPSTAYAAAAGTTYYVDSRGGDDAAAGTSAGTAWKSLEKLAAAELKPGDTVAVKRGGSFTGPLTLESSGTAAQPITIKAYGSGALPKISGSDADCVVVKGNHWAISGLHASNCRWAGFQLDGDHNELRGVKADRNIAGVFVTPSGSRNTIRDSVLTDNNRMSVNDDGGDDDSGAFGVLLNGDDNVVTGNTISGSFARSADYGTDGAAVEIFNGDRNRVTHNVSRNNETFTELGAQKGKTATGNLFAFNVVTSSRSRGSFLITRGSRHIVGPVKGTIAVHNSVYLPARDTIGWSCHDGCSPSILKLRNNVIAVGGEAGWEDGAGADEDGGVYQGRTARFKLGPKSVMADPKFVSRTDLRLRPGSPALGRGVALTPQWYGGKAFGRDIKGKALSGPLDAGAYQH
- a CDS encoding TetR/AcrR family transcriptional regulator codes for the protein MAVSARRGAPLTLEEISTTALRLMDEGGVAGLSMRKLAAELDVNPMSLYHHVENKEALIRLLCATAAQRMELPPDDGSPWQEQLRALALAYHRNALEHPAMWHHLHNHPEIIADRGLVIWQTLYRILRLAGVPEPELRRTSDVLHAFVTGFVIAETTGHLPAEEVERDFDTAIRLIIDGVAGLSR
- a CDS encoding bifunctional cytochrome P450/NADPH--P450 reductase, producing MARIPAPQGLPLVGNTLQIPSDAPVEHFVKVASRYDEGIFQLEIAGRRVIMVYDPDMVAEVCDESRFVKRLRPPLTIVRDFGGDGLFTADHDEPVWGHAHRILMPAFSQRSMKAYYPQFLEVAKQLVTSWAARQGEDLPVADDMTRLTLDTISLTGFGYRFNSFDSPELHPFLQAMGGALTEAMHRNQQLPFVTKLKKRNEETYQRDIATMQALVDEVIKQRRAEGGGGSKDLLGLMLEASDPQSGARLSDENIRNQVLTFLIAGHETTSGLLSFALYNLLREPHLLARAYEEVDRLLPGDEPPAYETIMKLDVIPRILEETLRVWSPIPVFGVTAVQDTMIGGYLIPKNQSVGVLLPPLHRSAKAWEQPDEFDIDRWLPENRKRHHPGAYKPFGNGERACIGRQFALTEARLALALILRRFALSDPNVYRMKTKQTLTLKPDGFTLRVRERRAHERAVATALPEQESEQRDVAVTGVPLTVAYGSNLGTSSDIAERLAERAGRAGFAVTLTTLDELAPPSEGLLIVVASSYNGKAPDNAQRFDELETLPDLSGVRLAVLGCGNTQWPTYQDFPRRAYEKLTAAGAVPLVERGEADTDGDFDGDVSAWTARLWAALAEEYSASSDLGAGAAGPRYEMEVLTETEVRPSVVSERAFPLTVISNEELTGDPEGLWDFSVEAPRPGVRSIVARLPEGVTYAAGDHVAVFAKNDPELVEWALRCLRVPREQVVRLRAAGATHLPVDTPVTAGLLLTEFAELQEVATRADLEALAAHTACPWTNGQLAELTASYADEILAKRVSTLALLERFPAIELPLPVFLELAGPIKPRYYSVSSSPLADPGTVRLTVGLVEGPAWSGTGTYQGMCSAYLAGLRPGEVFYGYIRVPAPPFRLPDDPATPVILVGPGTGFAPLRGFLEERALSGASGRAEVFTGCRHPEHDLLYAGELAAWEAADLVRVHRAYSAVAGHPYRFVQEAVADRAEEVWELLEQGAHVYVCGDGLRMAPAVRQALLDIHRSRTGDEDGAAWLARLEADGRYQQDVFA
- a CDS encoding ACT domain-containing protein — encoded protein: MLLRLRVSLPDRPGGLGQVAKALGALGADILQVTVLEREAGRAVDDFTVSWPGPVTAAEARERLSAMPGVRVEGVWATKEVPGSAPDYDLLMHVAAEPARGFATLVDALPALCGAEWSVAVADGAVRHASLAAPSEFDLPESPPRAICVDAKEVRLMLLPVLTAGMHVVVARAEGPVFHRAEVERAARIVDVVSKLAARAS
- a CDS encoding MaoC family dehydratase, which produces MTVHEPAIGRYYEDFTVGDVYQHPMGRTISETDNTWFTLLTMNTNQNHFNAHLAARSPTGKIIVNSGLSVAVVLGLSVIDVSQTAIVNLGWDGIKLTHPVFVGDTLYAESKVTGKRESKSRPYAGIVTCYTRGLNQDGDEVMSWTRTVMVYRRDAPHDKGYFPQARTGPL
- a CDS encoding acyl-CoA dehydrogenase family protein, which encodes MDFELTDEQRAFRETLRAFVDKEIVPVATEWEHSGRYPAEIVDKMKQMGLFGLSVPEEYGGMAADMVSFALVFEEIARGWMGVAGTIGSHSLACWMIARHGTEEQKRLHLPDLAAGTRRTAIALTEPGAGTDLQGIQTRAVRDGDHYVVTGTKTWITNARHADPLPVLVKTSIAEPAHKGMSVLLVDPSTPGFSVSRDLPKLGYKGTETCEVVLDEVRVPLSCLLGGVEGRGMQQVLGGLEMGRVNIAARAVGVAQAAYDAALAYARERTAFGQPISDFQAIQLKLADMATEIQAARLLTYWAASQADGGRRVDMEAGMAKYFASEVALKASLEAMRIHGGYGYSQEYVVERLYRDAPLMAIGEGTNDVQRMVIARALVSGKGKVGW
- a CDS encoding cation diffusion facilitator family transporter, with protein sequence MSDQHRRSSDHEDGHEHGHGHGHGQPGEERRRGVGAVLGRIAHALAPHSHDTSDKTDSALEASNRGMRVLGISFAVLMLTAAVQAVIVYASGSVALLGDTLHNLADALTAVPLAIAFSLGRRAANRRFTYGYGRAEDLAGIVIVLLITASAALAGYEAVRRLLDPQEIQAVGWVAGAAVIGFAGNEWVARYRIKVGKEIGSAALVADGLHARTDGFTSLAVLLGAGGAALGFPVADPVVGLLITIAICFVLRDAAREIYHRLMDAVDPVLVDDAERILATVEGVRRVESVRLRWIGHALHAEVEILVDHDMSVVAAHKVAVEAEHRLIHDLPRLRAATVHTDPDGPDGADHHSPLSTHRTP
- a CDS encoding acyltransferase family protein; this translates as MSAAAVPAATPAAPSPAARLAWLDALRGIGALAVVAEHLLPWFVPALRPYWFSLGVYGILVFFLVSGYIIPTSLERHGDVRAFWISRFFRLYPLYLAVIALVLALAWWVPVRGEVPRDGSAVAAHATMLLDVVSVGGVADTMWTLSYEMVFYLLVTALFLTRGHDRSGTWSMLFAAAAVVVGLVASGALFKGGWPAYVSCAVFVVGLAGVLVGRFRTAAACLLGVMAVTALVLSSRVPWLGTAVLAVMFAGTAIHRWERGTGGLWPVAVTSALVAIAPLWAIESGWWWVRADVWITTIALAGATFAGGMALRGRRLPRVLVWFGLISYSLYLVHHPLLKYFVELSGDLRRAALPVQLGMSALAVAVIIGASALTYRYVERPMQDLGRRVSRRYRHRLQGGGDQRVARQDPGHDGVLGHQERQVPDRVRDHVGQGDPLG